The Pontibacter pudoricolor genome contains a region encoding:
- the lnt gene encoding apolipoprotein N-acyltransferase: MVLKKLHTFCATYSYACVISSAILTSISLIFVSYLIAWFALTFLFLSLLNINQAKQAFYKGFVFGGVSAGILNYWMVPAIYQYAQSSILLGVVCWLLAALIIGCIYALQFFIYTKIKFSNSTIIGAVSNAFLFASVWVIVEWIRAVLFAGMPWMSYSIGISQAANLFLVQPAALGGVYILSFLLVLVNYTLSYAIHTNHRKRLLIPVFLMTAHFIVGVVMYSSISDELIASSNSKVSATLILPSLPPETIWDEKNGNALVQKLLSLNNQAAVSGTDFILWSETVIPWSYSTDDDFLKEISRTTATTNTHFMLGMSTAVSPGNNAIYNSAYFFNPSGSVQARYDKGELLTLVESPLFSNNGCLILPFLSGSGLIVQEGERQNAIQTPWGKAGVLLCNESAVPVQVSRYASDQISFLINLGNDGWFSDFFITRQHFYNGRLRAIEARKDLVINNNRGISGVIRANGDIGAQFQSDYSSVQQVTIYPNQIPALNYHHFLYFIFSASVVLLLIRLFKSPGVAPGLAH; this comes from the coding sequence ATGGTCTTAAAAAAGCTACATACCTTCTGTGCGACCTACAGTTACGCATGTGTAATTTCATCAGCAATTCTCACAAGTATTTCATTGATATTTGTAAGTTATCTTATTGCCTGGTTTGCACTCACTTTCCTTTTCCTTTCTCTTTTAAACATAAACCAAGCTAAACAGGCTTTTTATAAAGGGTTTGTTTTCGGAGGTGTTTCAGCAGGTATTTTAAACTACTGGATGGTTCCTGCCATTTATCAATATGCACAGAGTAGTATACTGTTAGGTGTAGTCTGCTGGCTTCTTGCCGCTTTGATAATTGGATGTATTTACGCACTTCAGTTTTTCATCTATACTAAAATAAAGTTTTCAAACTCTACTATAATTGGAGCAGTTAGTAATGCTTTTTTGTTTGCTTCGGTATGGGTTATAGTTGAGTGGATACGTGCTGTTCTTTTTGCCGGTATGCCCTGGATGAGTTATAGTATAGGTATATCTCAGGCCGCCAATTTGTTTTTGGTGCAGCCTGCAGCATTAGGTGGTGTATATATCTTGTCATTCCTGCTTGTATTAGTTAATTATACTCTTAGTTACGCCATTCATACCAATCATCGGAAACGTTTACTAATACCAGTTTTTCTGATGACTGCTCATTTTATAGTTGGAGTGGTTATGTACAGTAGCATTTCTGATGAGCTTATTGCATCAAGCAATTCAAAAGTAAGTGCGACTTTAATTCTCCCGTCTTTGCCACCCGAAACTATATGGGATGAAAAGAATGGTAATGCATTAGTACAAAAGTTACTATCCTTAAACAATCAGGCAGCAGTTAGCGGTACCGATTTTATTTTATGGTCCGAAACAGTTATTCCCTGGTCCTATAGTACAGACGACGATTTTCTGAAAGAAATTAGCAGGACAACAGCAACAACTAACACCCATTTTATGCTGGGTATGAGTACGGCAGTTTCTCCAGGTAACAATGCTATTTACAACTCTGCTTATTTTTTTAATCCATCCGGTAGCGTACAGGCCCGCTACGACAAAGGCGAACTTCTTACACTTGTTGAATCCCCGCTTTTTAGTAATAACGGATGCTTAATTCTGCCTTTTCTTTCTGGTAGCGGACTCATAGTTCAGGAAGGAGAAAGACAAAATGCAATACAAACACCCTGGGGTAAAGCGGGGGTATTGCTTTGTAACGAATCGGCTGTGCCTGTTCAGGTAAGCAGATATGCCTCTGACCAGATCTCTTTTCTTATAAATCTAGGTAATGATGGATGGTTTTCAGATTTCTTTATTACCAGGCAGCATTTCTATAACGGCAGGTTGAGAGCAATTGAAGCAAGAAAAGATTTAGTGATCAACAATAACAGGGGTATTTCCGGGGTGATTCGCGCAAATGGTGACATTGGAGCCCAATTTCAATCTGACTATAGTAGTGTACAGCAGGTTACTATTTACCCAAATCAAATACCGGCTCTTAACTACCATCATTTCTTATATTTTATCTTTTCAGCATCTGTTGTTTTGCTGCTTATCAGGCTATTTAAATCTCCGGGTGTAGCCCCAGGTTTAGCGCATTAA
- a CDS encoding universal stress protein: MEKKLNIMVPVDFTPVSFKVIEFLHLLMQAAPVTTRLVHVIEVNTGDWGGSSEASETLDKEKFKLEEQKVRKQFEELRKQVDFDFTSDIVYGGLTTAIAKYAAHHQTDLVLMGTKGADGWLEKISGSEAQQVVRHTEVPVITIHQFASITPVRNILWVADFEAQKQPEQSITTIKNLQRLFNAKLHLLQIIGKDDEQQTQATQQHMRRFADTFGLQNYELHLHHNYKVPAGVRNFNQATEMDLVLIGTHARKGISHLFYGSIAESLVNHCIRPLMTYHLK, encoded by the coding sequence ATGGAAAAAAAGTTAAACATCATGGTTCCGGTAGACTTTACGCCGGTGTCTTTCAAAGTGATCGAATTTCTGCATTTACTCATGCAAGCAGCTCCGGTAACTACCCGCCTGGTGCATGTTATAGAAGTTAACACCGGCGACTGGGGCGGCTCTTCAGAAGCCTCTGAAACATTGGATAAAGAGAAATTTAAACTAGAAGAACAAAAAGTTCGGAAACAGTTCGAGGAGCTGAGAAAGCAGGTTGATTTCGACTTTACCAGCGATATTGTGTATGGTGGCCTCACCACGGCTATTGCCAAATATGCTGCCCATCATCAGACAGACCTGGTACTGATGGGAACAAAAGGTGCTGATGGCTGGCTGGAGAAAATATCAGGTTCTGAAGCCCAACAGGTGGTTCGCCATACCGAAGTGCCGGTGATCACCATTCACCAGTTTGCTTCTATTACGCCTGTCCGCAACATACTTTGGGTAGCAGATTTTGAAGCGCAAAAACAGCCCGAGCAAAGTATAACCACCATTAAAAACCTGCAACGCCTTTTTAATGCTAAACTTCACTTGTTACAGATCATAGGCAAAGACGATGAGCAGCAAACACAGGCAACACAGCAGCACATGCGCCGTTTTGCCGACACCTTTGGTTTACAAAACTATGAACTGCACCTGCACCACAATTATAAAGTACCGGCCGGCGTACGCAACTTTAACCAGGCCACCGAAATGGACCTGGTACTGATCGGCACCCATGCCCGAAAAGGGATAAGCCACCTCTTTTACGGAAGTATAGCCGAGTCACTGGTAAACCATTGCATCCGGCCGCTTATGACCTACCATTTAAAATAA
- a CDS encoding MBL fold metallo-hydrolase: MKIKQFEDKGLAHYSYAILSECASEVVLVDPSRDPQPYYDYAEANNARITGVIETHPHADFISSHLEIANKTGATIYTHSLVGADYKHTAFDEGAILEIGKIKLRSLHTPGHSPDSISIVLEHEGKDKAVFTGDTLFIGDVGRPDLRENAGNITARREELARQMYHSTREKLLKLDDSVTVYPAHGSGSLCGKALSDANSSTIGAEKSGNYALQPMSEDEFVKILTEDQPFIPKYFGYDVALNKQGAPDYKPSIEGVKMLEKNYKPEDGAVIVDARNEKEFKKGHYKGAINIQNGGKFETWLGSIVGPNEKYYLAAESEAQLQDLISKAAKIGYELLIKGAFVLDKVEETKTPEINVGEFRENLEDYTIVDIRNTSEVRSGKFFDKAINIPLPELRERALEIPTDKPVVVHCAGGYRSAAGSSIVEAALPQTKVLDLSEAVNKFKDGQK, encoded by the coding sequence ATGAAAATTAAACAGTTCGAAGACAAAGGATTAGCTCATTATTCATACGCTATTTTAAGCGAGTGTGCCAGCGAAGTGGTACTGGTAGATCCGTCCCGCGACCCGCAGCCATACTATGATTACGCTGAAGCCAACAACGCCAGGATCACAGGTGTGATCGAAACGCACCCCCACGCCGACTTTATAAGCTCGCACCTGGAGATCGCTAACAAAACCGGCGCTACCATTTATACCCACAGCCTGGTTGGTGCAGACTATAAGCACACTGCTTTTGATGAAGGTGCTATACTTGAGATCGGTAAAATCAAACTCAGATCGCTGCACACCCCCGGCCACTCCCCTGACTCGATCAGCATTGTGCTGGAGCACGAAGGAAAAGACAAAGCTGTGTTTACAGGGGATACCCTGTTCATCGGCGATGTGGGCCGCCCCGACCTGCGCGAGAATGCCGGCAACATTACCGCCAGGCGCGAAGAACTGGCCCGCCAGATGTACCACAGCACCCGCGAAAAACTACTGAAGCTGGATGACAGCGTTACCGTTTACCCGGCACACGGCTCAGGCTCGCTATGCGGAAAGGCCCTGAGCGATGCCAACAGCAGCACCATCGGTGCCGAGAAAAGTGGAAACTACGCGCTGCAGCCCATGAGCGAGGATGAGTTTGTGAAGATCCTGACCGAAGACCAGCCTTTTATTCCCAAATACTTTGGCTACGACGTTGCCCTGAACAAACAAGGTGCCCCGGACTATAAACCAAGTATAGAAGGCGTGAAAATGCTGGAGAAAAACTATAAGCCCGAAGATGGCGCTGTAATAGTAGATGCACGCAACGAAAAGGAATTCAAGAAAGGACACTACAAAGGCGCGATCAACATCCAGAACGGCGGAAAGTTCGAGACCTGGCTGGGAAGTATAGTTGGCCCGAATGAGAAATATTACCTGGCAGCCGAAAGCGAAGCACAACTACAGGACCTGATCTCGAAAGCAGCAAAAATCGGCTACGAACTGCTGATAAAAGGCGCTTTTGTGCTGGATAAAGTAGAAGAAACGAAAACGCCGGAGATCAATGTTGGTGAATTCCGCGAAAACCTGGAAGACTATACCATCGTGGATATCCGTAACACCTCGGAAGTGAGATCGGGTAAGTTCTTCGACAAAGCCATTAACATTCCGTTGCCAGAGTTGCGCGAGCGGGCCCTGGAAATACCCACAGATAAGCCTGTGGTAGTGCATTGTGCCGGTGGTTACCGCTCTGCGGCAGGCAGCAGCATAGTGGAAGCAGCCCTGCCGCAAACCAAAGTGCTGGACCTGAGCGAGGCCGTAAACAAGTTTAAGGACGGTCAGAAGTAA
- a CDS encoding sulfite exporter TauE/SafE family protein, giving the protein MEIFGYIAALFIGLSLGLTGSGGSILTVPILVYLMRLSPVMSTSYSLFIVGTTSLVGSFKFYRKDLVSFKTALIFGAPSLTTVFLTRTFLVPAIPAHILTIGGFEITKDILLMVLFAILMVMASFSMIRKPKYKPELEAREALPIRYFAVMAQGTLVGLVSGLVGAGGGFLIIPALVLFTGLDMKLAVGTSLFIIAANSLIGFMGDVFQYSIDWIFLVTFSALSVAGIYIGTALSSKIDGHKLKTGFGWFILAMGLYILTREIFLS; this is encoded by the coding sequence ATGGAAATATTCGGATATATCGCAGCCCTTTTTATCGGTCTCTCTTTAGGACTAACTGGTAGCGGTGGCTCTATACTTACAGTACCCATACTGGTTTACCTCATGCGTTTAAGCCCGGTAATGTCTACCTCCTACTCCCTGTTTATAGTTGGAACTACTAGTCTTGTAGGCAGTTTTAAATTCTACCGCAAAGACCTGGTAAGCTTTAAAACAGCCCTCATTTTCGGAGCACCTTCCCTTACCACCGTTTTTCTTACCCGCACGTTCCTGGTACCCGCCATCCCGGCGCATATCCTTACCATCGGAGGCTTTGAGATCACAAAAGATATCCTGCTGATGGTACTCTTTGCCATACTTATGGTAATGGCCTCGTTCAGCATGATCCGTAAACCCAAATACAAGCCTGAGCTGGAGGCCCGCGAAGCGTTACCCATCCGTTACTTTGCCGTGATGGCACAGGGCACCTTAGTTGGCCTGGTCTCGGGTTTGGTTGGTGCTGGCGGCGGCTTCCTGATCATTCCTGCACTGGTATTATTCACCGGTCTTGATATGAAATTAGCAGTCGGCACCTCCCTTTTTATTATCGCTGCAAACTCCCTTATCGGGTTTATGGGAGATGTTTTCCAATATAGTATAGACTGGATTTTCCTGGTAACTTTCTCAGCGCTTTCGGTAGCGGGTATTTACATCGGCACAGCCTTATCTTCTAAAATAGATGGCCATAAATTAAAAACAGGATTTGGCTGGTTTATACTTGCCATGGGCCTGTACATTTTAACCAGAGAGATTTTCCTTTCCTGA
- a CDS encoding sulfite exporter TauE/SafE family protein: MEILGYIAALLIGLSLGLIGGGGSILTVPVLVYLIGLNPVISTAYSLFIVGLTSLVGSWKFYKKGLVSLKTAVVFGLPSIVAVYITRRYIVPAIPENLFMVGQLVVTKGVLLMLLFAGLMVFASFSMIRKKKEVPAEPVAIVDENIDTELDVEHTDKTETHPKPKFNYAGILGEGLVVGTLTGLVGAGGGFLIIPALVLFSKLDMKMAVGTSLLIIAVKSLFGFIGDIYNYEIDWMFLGIFSTISIAGIFIGSFLSTKIHADKLRTSFGWFVLLMGIYIIVKEIFFA, from the coding sequence ATGGAAATACTTGGATACATCGCTGCACTGCTCATCGGCCTTTCACTGGGTTTGATCGGTGGTGGCGGTTCTATACTTACCGTGCCGGTGCTGGTTTATTTAATTGGCCTCAACCCGGTTATCTCTACGGCTTATTCGCTGTTTATAGTTGGCTTAACCAGCTTGGTTGGCTCCTGGAAATTCTATAAAAAAGGACTTGTTAGCCTGAAAACAGCAGTTGTATTTGGTCTGCCTTCTATTGTAGCGGTGTATATTACCCGGCGCTACATTGTACCGGCCATCCCTGAAAATCTATTTATGGTGGGCCAACTGGTAGTTACCAAAGGCGTGCTCTTAATGCTCTTGTTTGCCGGCCTGATGGTGTTTGCTTCTTTCTCGATGATCAGAAAGAAAAAAGAAGTGCCTGCCGAACCCGTGGCTATTGTGGATGAGAACATTGACACCGAGCTGGACGTGGAGCATACAGACAAAACAGAAACTCATCCAAAACCAAAATTCAACTATGCCGGCATCCTGGGCGAAGGCCTGGTAGTAGGTACGCTCACTGGCCTGGTAGGTGCAGGCGGCGGTTTCCTGATCATCCCGGCGCTGGTGCTCTTCAGTAAGCTAGATATGAAAATGGCGGTAGGCACCTCGCTGCTAATTATCGCCGTTAAGTCGCTGTTCGGGTTTATCGGCGACATTTACAACTATGAGATCGACTGGATGTTTCTGGGCATTTTCTCTACCATTTCTATTGCCGGTATTTTCATCGGTTCGTTCCTCTCCACTAAGATTCACGCCGATAAGCTCAGGACCTCTTTCGGCTGGTTCGTGCTGTTGATGGGGATATACATCATCGTTAAGGAAATTTTCTTCGCCTAA
- a CDS encoding rhodanese-like domain-containing protein, protein MFNIFKSAPKNYEDLDGTTFKTKYNNTTKAELLDVRTASEFASGTIPGARNLDVTSPQFQQALKTLDKDKEYFVFCRSGNRSGSACDLMTAQGFKAYNLSGGLGAWPR, encoded by the coding sequence ATGTTCAATATATTTAAATCCGCTCCCAAGAACTACGAAGACCTGGACGGAACTACTTTCAAAACAAAGTATAACAACACAACGAAAGCTGAATTGCTGGATGTGCGTACTGCCTCCGAGTTTGCTTCAGGCACTATACCGGGAGCCAGGAATTTGGATGTAACCTCGCCTCAGTTTCAGCAGGCGCTGAAAACACTGGACAAGGACAAAGAATACTTCGTGTTCTGCCGCAGCGGTAACCGTAGCGGCTCGGCCTGCGACCTGATGACAGCGCAAGGCTTTAAAGCATATAACCTGTCGGGTGGCTTAGGCGCCTGGCCAAGATAA
- a CDS encoding YeeE/YedE family protein encodes MLELVRQPWPWYTSGAVIAFVMVLLLFFGKSFGVSSNLRTICSACGAGKSVKFFDFDWRSQTWNLLFLVGAVLGGVISSQFLSTGEAVQISQATIQDLGQLGISAPRGIQPEELFSLEALFTVKGFLILLLGGFAIGFGARYAGGCTSGHAISGLSNLQWPSLVAVIGFFIGGLLTTWVLMPIIF; translated from the coding sequence ATGTTAGAGCTAGTAAGGCAACCATGGCCGTGGTACACGTCGGGAGCTGTGATCGCCTTTGTGATGGTCCTGTTGCTTTTTTTCGGAAAATCATTCGGAGTTTCATCCAACCTGCGCACCATCTGCTCGGCCTGCGGAGCTGGTAAATCAGTAAAGTTCTTTGATTTTGACTGGCGCTCCCAGACCTGGAACCTGTTGTTCCTGGTAGGGGCTGTCTTGGGCGGGGTTATCTCTTCACAGTTCTTGTCTACCGGCGAAGCAGTGCAGATATCGCAGGCAACTATACAGGACCTGGGCCAGCTGGGTATTTCCGCACCACGGGGCATTCAGCCGGAAGAACTGTTTAGCCTGGAGGCCCTCTTTACAGTAAAAGGCTTTTTAATTCTGCTGCTGGGCGGTTTTGCGATCGGGTTTGGGGCCCGCTATGCCGGTGGCTGTACTTCGGGCCATGCCATCAGTGGCTTATCTAATTTGCAGTGGCCATCGCTGGTAGCTGTTATCGGTTTCTTTATAGGTGGATTGCTTACAACCTGGGTACTGATGCCGATCATATTTTAA
- a CDS encoding YeeE/YedE family protein produces MKGLKFILAGILFGIVMSKSEAISWFRIQEMFRFQSFHMYGIIGTAVILGVIITYLIKKYKLRDYQGNPIVFTPKEKSVPRYLIGGVIFGLGWALTGACPGPMFVSIGYGYWAILLAVGGAIAGTYTYGVLKDRLPH; encoded by the coding sequence GTGAAAGGATTAAAATTTATACTGGCCGGCATACTGTTCGGCATCGTCATGAGCAAGTCCGAAGCCATTTCGTGGTTCCGGATCCAGGAAATGTTCCGCTTCCAGTCGTTCCATATGTATGGCATTATCGGTACTGCGGTTATACTTGGCGTGATCATCACCTACCTGATTAAAAAGTATAAGCTGCGCGACTACCAGGGTAACCCGATCGTTTTTACGCCTAAAGAGAAATCTGTGCCTCGTTACCTGATCGGGGGTGTCATTTTCGGGTTGGGCTGGGCGCTGACTGGTGCCTGTCCGGGGCCGATGTTCGTAAGTATAGGCTATGGTTACTGGGCCATTTTACTGGCCGTGGGCGGAGCAATTGCAGGAACTTATACATACGGCGTCCTGAAAGACAGGCTGCCGCATTAA